One Desulfovibrio fairfieldensis genomic window carries:
- a CDS encoding LTA synthase family protein, with amino-acid sequence MFVFSLAALFWKTRLLNILSAFWLLIILVWNAANCFLIHTARRIIDYDILLQVLPEARHALDALPEYGIVVVVAGAAGAAALTAWLVRSQRRFALRRSKRVPAGMLLLLIAMSALATGYYCATRYDMDRRRGWMSIPAWKSAWEIWYDRQESRSAPVGPPHEALAADRQAMAALGLLRTSPPPGHPLPFRNIILVAVESLNLEFLHKYNGTIPAEATPHFDALAGRGLACRNFYTSAAPTARGLHALLASRLSYDDDQGSAPNLFTSLERAGFTGYYLSAVSGRWGHFIDSGRAAFARRYSPSHIRFREYFEDKVGDINEKWGIESGYLFEDALEILRSRPGGKNFIVISTIETHAPYTTPTRENEACARIPALAGNTFFIALCAQDRALGHFLRGLEPYLDDTLLIITADHSATHGARYTQRPDFAPDRIPLIFLSRRGVPGLGGNGQEITRYCSQIDLSVTLLDLLGLPVPPTFMGNDIRLKNVGCSLLERKTVRFVDAQAERLFDRKDTTSVMGRWFQLYYPR; translated from the coding sequence TTGTTTGTATTCAGCCTGGCCGCGCTGTTCTGGAAAACGCGGCTGCTGAACATTCTTTCAGCGTTCTGGCTGCTGATTATTCTCGTCTGGAACGCCGCCAATTGTTTTCTCATTCACACGGCGCGGCGGATCATTGATTACGACATTCTGCTGCAGGTGCTGCCGGAGGCGCGGCACGCTCTGGATGCGCTTCCGGAATACGGCATAGTTGTCGTCGTCGCGGGCGCGGCGGGTGCTGCCGCGCTGACCGCCTGGCTGGTCAGAAGCCAGCGGCGCTTTGCTCTGCGGCGGTCCAAGCGCGTTCCGGCGGGGATGTTGCTGCTGCTTATTGCCATGTCCGCGCTGGCCACAGGCTATTACTGCGCCACTCGTTACGACATGGACCGGCGGCGGGGCTGGATGAGCATTCCGGCCTGGAAAAGCGCCTGGGAAATATGGTATGACCGGCAAGAAAGCCGTAGCGCTCCGGTAGGGCCGCCACACGAAGCCCTGGCCGCCGACAGGCAGGCCATGGCCGCGTTAGGCCTGTTGCGGACAAGTCCTCCTCCGGGACACCCCTTACCTTTCCGCAATATCATTCTTGTGGCTGTGGAAAGCCTGAATCTGGAATTTCTGCACAAGTACAATGGCACTATTCCTGCCGAAGCCACGCCTCATTTTGACGCTCTGGCGGGGCGGGGCCTTGCCTGCCGCAATTTTTACACCAGCGCCGCGCCCACGGCACGCGGCCTGCACGCCCTGCTGGCTTCCCGGCTCAGTTATGACGACGACCAGGGGAGCGCGCCCAATCTGTTCACGTCGCTGGAGCGCGCCGGTTTTACCGGCTACTATCTGAGCGCGGTGTCCGGTCGCTGGGGACACTTCATCGACAGCGGCAGGGCAGCTTTTGCGCGACGCTACAGTCCGAGCCATATCCGTTTCCGCGAGTATTTTGAAGATAAGGTCGGGGATATCAACGAGAAATGGGGTATTGAGTCCGGCTATCTCTTTGAGGACGCGCTGGAGATCCTGCGATCGCGGCCCGGCGGCAAAAATTTCATCGTTATTTCCACCATAGAAACCCATGCGCCGTATACCACGCCAACGCGGGAAAATGAGGCCTGCGCGCGCATTCCCGCACTGGCCGGAAATACGTTTTTTATCGCTCTGTGCGCGCAGGACAGGGCGCTGGGCCATTTTCTACGCGGGCTGGAACCCTATCTGGACGACACACTGCTGATCATCACGGCTGATCACAGCGCCACGCACGGTGCCAGGTATACACAACGGCCCGACTTTGCGCCGGACCGCATTCCCCTGATTTTTCTTTCACGCCGAGGCGTGCCGGGTCTGGGCGGCAATGGACAGGAAATCACCAGGTATTGCTCGCAAATAGATTTGAGCGTGACGCTGCTGGATTTATTGGGTCTGCCGGTGCCGCCCACATTCATGGGCAACGACATCCGGCTCAAGAATGTGGGTTGCTCCCTGTTGGAACGCAAGACCGTCCGCTTTGTGGATGCGCAGGCAGAGCGGCTGTTCGATCGCAAGGATACAACTTCCGTTATGGGGCGCTGGTTTCAGCTGTATTATCCGCGTTAG
- a CDS encoding phosphoglycerate kinase: protein MPVKKLADLDCGGKIVVIREDLNVPMKEGRITNDKRIRAALPTIGMALDKGAGVIVLSHLGRPTEGQYEEQFSLKPVAARLGELLGRDVPLVRDPAEAKATPGQCVLLENVRFLKGEKKNDPALAAQLAGLGDIYVMDAFGAAHRAHASTEGAVRQAKVACAGPLMVAELAAFAKVLDNPARPLAAVIGGSKVSTKLGLLDNLLAKVDSLVVGGGIANTFLAAAGYGVGTSLCEPDLIPEAKKIMETARVAGKDLPLPVDVVTARELAPGQKATVHAVGDVPADEMILDIGPKTVALYEALLAKAATVVWNGPVGAFETEPFGAGTKALAEALAASKAFVVVGGGDSVAAVEGYGLADKMGYISTGGGASLELLEGKVLPSVAALEDRG from the coding sequence ATGCCCGTTAAAAAACTTGCGGATCTGGATTGCGGCGGCAAGATCGTGGTCATCCGGGAAGATCTCAATGTGCCCATGAAGGAAGGGCGGATCACCAACGACAAGCGCATCCGCGCGGCCCTGCCCACCATCGGGATGGCCCTGGACAAAGGCGCGGGCGTGATCGTGCTCTCGCATCTGGGCCGCCCCACGGAAGGCCAGTACGAGGAACAGTTCTCACTCAAGCCCGTGGCCGCGCGCCTGGGTGAACTGCTGGGCCGGGACGTGCCTCTGGTCAGGGATCCGGCCGAGGCCAAAGCGACGCCGGGCCAGTGCGTGCTGCTGGAAAACGTGCGTTTTCTCAAGGGCGAGAAAAAGAACGATCCTGCTCTGGCCGCGCAGCTGGCGGGCCTGGGCGACATTTATGTGATGGACGCTTTCGGCGCGGCGCACCGGGCCCATGCCTCCACCGAAGGCGCGGTGCGTCAGGCCAAGGTCGCCTGCGCCGGGCCGCTGATGGTGGCGGAACTGGCGGCCTTCGCCAAGGTGCTGGACAATCCGGCGCGGCCTCTGGCGGCGGTCATCGGCGGTTCCAAGGTCTCCACCAAGCTGGGCCTGCTGGATAATCTGCTGGCCAAGGTGGACAGTCTGGTCGTGGGCGGGGGCATTGCCAATACCTTCCTGGCCGCCGCGGGTTACGGCGTGGGCACGTCCCTGTGCGAACCGGATCTGATCCCGGAAGCCAAAAAGATCATGGAAACGGCCAGGGTTGCGGGCAAGGATCTGCCTCTGCCCGTGGACGTGGTCACGGCCAGGGAACTGGCCCCCGGACAAAAGGCCACAGTGCACGCGGTGGGCGACGTGCCCGCGGATGAAATGATTCTGGACATCGGCCCCAAGACCGTGGCCCTCTATGAAGCGCTGCTGGCCAAGGCGGCCACCGTGGTCTGGAACGGACCGGTGGGCGCGTTTGAAACCGAGCCTTTCGGCGCTGGCACCAAGGCTCTGGCCGAAGCCCTGGCCGCTTCCAAGGCTTTTGTCGTGGTGGGCGGCGGCGACTCCGTGGCCGCGGTGGAAGGCTATGGCCTGGCCGACAAAATGGGCTATATTTCCACGGGCGGCGGCGCTTCCCTGGAACTGCTGGAAGGCAAGGTCCTGCCCTCGGTGGCGGCTCTGGAAGACAGGGGTTAG
- the pheT gene encoding phenylalanine--tRNA ligase subunit beta, with amino-acid sequence MLLSLSWLREFTPYEGDAEALGDRLTMLGLELEDIQRPYDAISAIVVGHVLECVRHPDSDHLHCCKVDAGQGELLDIVCGAPNVAAGQKVPVALVGSSLPDGTVIKKAKLRGAPSFGMICSERELGLTEDHSGIMVLPENAPAGARLVDVLDLDREVLDISITPNRADCLSVLGLAREAALAFNLPLTIPDLPLHLDADGPEAVVPIEIAAPELCWLYSGRVISEIKVAPSPMRVRHRLHAVGVRPISNIVDVTNYILFECGQPLHSFDLDKLRGGRIVVKPAREGEKFVTLDGQERVLTGRDLCIRDAERPVGLAGVMGGLNTEITDQSRNVFLESAVFRPGTIRKTSRRLGLSSEASYRFERGIDQQRTVWALDRACAMMAAFGGGVVRRGLSIVEPRPFVPARIAFRPARADALLGVRLSPEFDEKVLTGMGCAVEKSNDAWLVEQPSWRPDLTREADLIEEVGRVHGLDTIPPVLPPVHLDLARAAEPESRYAFWLRLKHWGAGLGLNEAVNYSFVGHKDLDQLGLPGEGRISIMNPLSAEQDALRTALAPGLLQDLRNNLAQGAQGLRLFELAHIFEADPASETTARETGMLGILLYGARHDASWPHVEADMDYADLKGVVEHLLHFLHLPAPVCRQAEEHPFLLPCVDVLAEGRRVGVMGRVKPALAEDFHARKPVWLAELNLELLRELYDKAVVRFTPLPVYPPVRRDITVMAGPELKVSQVLDHLAGLKLPLLEEAVLVDCFEPGGDGNEEPARNLTFRLTFRHAGRTLKDAEVDKEREKVADSLVRTLGVRI; translated from the coding sequence ATGCTGCTTTCCCTTTCATGGCTGCGTGAATTTACGCCCTACGAGGGCGATGCCGAAGCGCTGGGCGACCGGCTGACCATGCTCGGCCTGGAGCTGGAGGACATTCAGCGCCCCTATGACGCCATCAGCGCCATTGTGGTGGGGCATGTGCTGGAATGCGTCCGGCATCCGGACTCCGACCATCTGCATTGCTGCAAGGTGGACGCGGGCCAGGGCGAACTGCTGGATATCGTCTGCGGCGCGCCCAACGTGGCCGCCGGCCAGAAGGTGCCCGTGGCCTTGGTGGGCTCGAGCCTGCCCGACGGCACGGTGATCAAGAAGGCCAAACTGCGCGGCGCGCCGTCTTTCGGCATGATCTGCTCCGAACGGGAACTGGGCCTCACCGAGGACCACAGCGGCATTATGGTCCTGCCGGAAAACGCCCCGGCAGGCGCGCGTCTTGTGGACGTGCTGGATCTGGACCGGGAGGTGCTGGACATCTCCATTACGCCCAACCGCGCGGACTGCCTTTCCGTGCTGGGCCTGGCGCGGGAGGCGGCCCTGGCCTTCAACCTGCCCCTGACCATCCCGGACCTGCCCCTGCATCTGGACGCCGACGGCCCGGAAGCCGTGGTGCCCATCGAAATCGCGGCTCCTGAGCTTTGCTGGTTGTATTCGGGCCGGGTCATCTCCGAAATCAAGGTGGCGCCCTCGCCCATGCGCGTGCGGCACCGCCTGCATGCCGTGGGAGTGCGGCCCATTTCCAATATCGTGGACGTGACCAACTACATTTTGTTCGAATGCGGCCAGCCTCTGCATTCTTTTGATCTGGACAAGCTCCGAGGCGGGCGCATCGTGGTCAAACCCGCCCGCGAGGGCGAGAAATTCGTCACCCTGGACGGCCAAGAGCGCGTCCTGACCGGCCGCGATCTCTGCATCCGCGACGCGGAACGGCCCGTGGGACTGGCCGGGGTCATGGGCGGACTGAACACGGAAATTACGGATCAAAGCCGCAACGTTTTTCTGGAAAGCGCGGTCTTTCGGCCCGGTACCATCCGCAAGACTTCGCGGCGGCTGGGACTTTCTTCCGAAGCCTCCTACCGTTTCGAGCGCGGCATCGACCAGCAACGCACGGTCTGGGCTCTGGACCGGGCCTGTGCCATGATGGCGGCCTTCGGCGGCGGCGTGGTGCGGCGCGGCCTCTCCATTGTGGAGCCCCGGCCCTTTGTTCCGGCGCGCATCGCCTTTCGTCCGGCTAGGGCCGACGCCCTGCTGGGCGTGCGGCTGAGCCCGGAATTCGACGAAAAAGTGCTCACCGGCATGGGCTGCGCTGTGGAAAAGAGCAACGACGCATGGCTGGTGGAGCAGCCTTCCTGGCGGCCCGACCTCACTCGCGAGGCGGACCTCATTGAGGAAGTGGGCCGTGTGCACGGGCTGGACACCATCCCGCCGGTGCTGCCGCCCGTGCATCTGGACCTGGCGCGCGCCGCCGAGCCGGAGTCCCGCTATGCCTTCTGGCTGCGGCTCAAGCACTGGGGCGCGGGCCTGGGCCTCAACGAGGCGGTCAACTACAGTTTTGTGGGCCACAAGGATCTGGACCAGCTGGGCCTGCCCGGCGAGGGCCGCATTTCCATCATGAATCCCCTTTCGGCGGAGCAAGACGCCCTGCGCACGGCTCTGGCACCGGGCCTGCTTCAGGATCTGCGCAACAACTTGGCCCAGGGCGCGCAGGGGTTGCGGCTCTTCGAGCTGGCCCATATTTTTGAGGCCGATCCCGCTTCGGAAACCACGGCCCGCGAAACCGGCATGCTGGGCATCCTGCTCTACGGCGCGCGGCATGACGCCTCCTGGCCGCATGTTGAGGCGGATATGGACTACGCCGATCTCAAGGGCGTGGTGGAGCACCTCCTGCACTTCCTGCATCTGCCCGCGCCGGTCTGCCGCCAGGCCGAAGAGCATCCCTTCCTTCTGCCCTGCGTGGACGTGCTGGCGGAGGGCAGGCGTGTGGGCGTCATGGGACGGGTCAAACCCGCCCTGGCCGAGGATTTCCACGCCCGCAAGCCCGTCTGGCTGGCTGAACTCAATCTGGAGTTGCTGCGCGAGCTGTATGACAAGGCCGTGGTCCGCTTCACGCCCTTGCCGGTCTATCCGCCGGTGCGCCGCGACATCACGGTCATGGCCGGGCCGGAACTCAAGGTCAGCCAAGTGCTTGACCATCTGGCCGGGCTCAAGCTGCCCCTGCTGGAAGAAGCCGTATTGGTGGACTGCTTTGAACCCGGGGGCGATGGGAACGAGGAACCGGCCCGCAACCTGACCTTCCGTCTGACTTTCCGCCACGCCGGGCGGACGCTCAAGGACGCGGAAGTGGACAAGGAGAGGGAAAAGGTGGCAGACTCGCTGGTACGGACCTTGGGCGTGCGGATCTGA
- a CDS encoding methyltransferase domain-containing protein: protein MRRFYQESWQGIPFTAFSHISFFHLAEPKFYATFYEELFRRYKDWDDLPSVWRANKRKDARWLAGQLRAKLAQEPGRAGPLRVLSIGSGVGYMEKELLEEMPELELHVNEPSTVGMKWLRRQIPAERIYIGLPPACLPSDVQYDMIYLSTVDYGIPTRELTHLLEELRAQLAPGGELVCLSASLLEEDSFIGSFVNAIKIVIRGVLHYLGIRRQQFWGWRRTRDEYRQLFKQAGFSNVEDGWLEDGFETYWIRGQ from the coding sequence GTGCGGCGTTTTTATCAGGAAAGCTGGCAGGGAATACCGTTCACGGCGTTCTCGCACATTTCGTTTTTCCATCTGGCGGAGCCCAAGTTCTACGCCACGTTTTACGAGGAGTTGTTCCGCCGCTACAAGGATTGGGACGACCTGCCCTCGGTCTGGCGCGCCAACAAGCGCAAGGACGCCCGCTGGCTGGCCGGTCAGTTGCGCGCCAAGCTGGCCCAGGAACCGGGCCGGGCCGGGCCGTTGCGCGTGCTCTCCATCGGCAGCGGTGTGGGCTATATGGAAAAAGAGCTCCTGGAGGAAATGCCCGAACTGGAACTGCACGTCAACGAACCCAGCACCGTGGGCATGAAGTGGCTCAGGCGGCAGATCCCGGCGGAGCGCATCTACATCGGCCTGCCCCCGGCCTGCCTGCCCTCGGACGTGCAGTACGACATGATTTATCTTTCCACGGTGGATTACGGCATTCCCACCCGCGAGCTCACCCATTTGCTGGAGGAACTGCGCGCCCAACTGGCGCCCGGCGGCGAGCTGGTCTGCCTGTCCGCCTCGTTGCTGGAAGAGGATTCCTTTATCGGCAGCTTCGTCAATGCCATCAAGATCGTCATTCGCGGCGTCCTGCATTATCTGGGCATCCGCCGCCAGCAGTTCTGGGGCTGGCGGCGCACCCGCGACGAGTACCGCCAGCTTTTCAAGCAGGCGGGTTTCAGCAATGTGGAGGACGGCTGGCTGGAAGACGGTTTTGAAACCTACTGGATCCGGGGACAGTAG
- a CDS encoding MerR family transcriptional regulator, producing MSEKTYRIGEAAELLNLKTHVLRFWETEFPQLDPLRTDKGQRLYTETHLALLRRIQQLLHEQGMTIEGARRVLEGSAVLDENLPERVAAVPDPAFMQMLKRELTAVRRLLAGRL from the coding sequence ATGTCGGAAAAAACCTACCGCATCGGCGAGGCGGCGGAGCTGCTCAATCTCAAGACTCATGTTCTGCGTTTCTGGGAAACGGAGTTCCCCCAGCTGGACCCCCTGCGCACGGACAAGGGCCAGCGTTTGTACACGGAAACGCATCTGGCCCTGTTGCGGCGCATTCAGCAGTTGCTGCACGAGCAGGGCATGACCATCGAAGGCGCGCGCCGCGTGCTGGAGGGCAGCGCGGTTCTGGACGAAAACCTGCCCGAGCGGGTGGCCGCCGTGCCGGACCCGGCCTTCATGCAGATGCTCAAACGGGAGCTGACGGCGGTGCGCCGCCTGCTGGCCGGGCGGCTCTGA
- a CDS encoding alcohol dehydrogenase — MNGTMTALVWRDAGELRLEKRPLPHIQDPRDAIVRVTLSSICASDLHIRDGAVPRARPGVILGHEFVGEVVEIGPEVRKVRPGMRVAANVETFCGSCFFCRHDYVNNCEQGGWELGCRIDGCQTEYVRVPFADNGLNPIPADLTDEEVIFVGDVLSSGYFGAELAEIRPGDTVAVLGAGPVGLCAMACARLFGAGRIIAVDLLESRLCLARARGWADDAINAAGEDVEARVRELSAGKGADAVIEAAGGGDTFQTAWKIARPHACVAVVAMYAEAQSLPLHRMYGKNLIFKTGGVDAVHCDRLIRLIAEGRLDMRPLITHRLPLERILEGYDIFERKSGNCIKCVVTPATAEQVFNPPE; from the coding sequence ATGAACGGCACAATGACGGCACTGGTCTGGCGCGACGCGGGCGAACTGCGTCTGGAAAAACGCCCCCTCCCCCACATTCAGGACCCGCGCGACGCCATTGTGCGGGTGACACTGTCCAGCATCTGCGCCAGCGATCTGCATATCCGCGACGGCGCGGTGCCGCGCGCCCGGCCCGGCGTCATTCTGGGCCACGAATTTGTGGGCGAGGTGGTCGAGATCGGCCCCGAGGTGCGCAAAGTCCGGCCCGGCATGCGGGTAGCGGCCAATGTGGAAACCTTCTGTGGCTCCTGTTTCTTCTGCCGTCACGATTATGTGAACAACTGCGAGCAGGGCGGCTGGGAACTGGGCTGCCGCATTGACGGCTGCCAGACCGAATATGTGCGCGTGCCCTTTGCGGACAACGGCCTCAACCCCATCCCTGCGGACCTGACCGACGAGGAGGTCATTTTTGTGGGCGACGTGCTCTCCAGCGGTTATTTCGGCGCGGAACTGGCCGAGATCCGCCCCGGCGACACGGTGGCCGTGCTCGGAGCCGGACCCGTGGGCCTCTGCGCCATGGCCTGCGCCCGCCTGTTCGGCGCGGGGCGGATCATTGCCGTGGATCTGCTGGAAAGCCGTTTGTGTCTGGCCAGAGCCCGGGGCTGGGCCGACGATGCGATCAACGCCGCCGGGGAAGATGTGGAAGCCCGCGTGCGCGAACTCAGCGCGGGCAAAGGCGCGGATGCCGTGATCGAAGCCGCCGGGGGCGGAGACACCTTTCAGACGGCCTGGAAAATCGCCCGGCCCCACGCCTGTGTGGCCGTGGTAGCCATGTATGCCGAGGCCCAGAGCCTGCCTCTGCACCGGATGTACGGCAAAAACCTCATTTTCAAGACCGGCGGTGTGGATGCCGTGCACTGCGACCGTCTGATCCGGCTTATCGCCGAGGGCAGGCTGGACATGCGCCCCCTGATTACCCACCGGTTGCCCCTGGAGCGCATTCTGGAAGGCTATGACATTTTTGAGCGCAAGAGCGGCAACTGCATCAAATGCGTGGTCACGCCCGCAACAGCGGAACAGGTGTTTAATCCCCCTGAGTAA
- the rpe gene encoding ribulose-phosphate 3-epimerase, whose protein sequence is MILSPSLLSADFSCLAEELAALEAAGVTWLHLDVMDGAFVPNITFGPPLIKALRPHSGLFFDVHLMVEEPARYLRDFKEAGADLLVIHAEADRHAQRTLTEIRKLGLKAGLALNPGTDLSVARWLAPDLDLLLLMSVNPGFSGQAFIPQTYEKIRAARALLAEAGAAGALVQVDGGACPENAAALLDAGADVLVSGSAFFGHKPYDARLAAFMKAAEGRAVRPGLRAARAWRHAASNANP, encoded by the coding sequence ATGATTCTTTCCCCATCCCTGCTTTCCGCTGATTTTTCCTGTCTGGCCGAGGAACTGGCCGCGTTGGAAGCCGCCGGTGTAACCTGGTTGCATCTGGATGTGATGGACGGGGCCTTTGTGCCCAACATCACTTTCGGTCCCCCGCTGATCAAGGCCCTGCGGCCTCACAGCGGGCTTTTTTTTGACGTGCACCTGATGGTTGAGGAACCGGCCCGTTATCTGCGCGACTTCAAGGAAGCCGGAGCCGACCTGTTGGTCATCCATGCCGAGGCCGACCGCCATGCCCAGCGCACCCTGACCGAAATCCGCAAGCTGGGCCTCAAGGCAGGGCTGGCCCTGAACCCCGGCACGGATCTTTCCGTAGCCCGCTGGCTCGCGCCGGACCTGGATCTCTTGCTGCTGATGAGCGTCAATCCCGGTTTTTCCGGCCAGGCCTTCATTCCGCAGACGTATGAAAAAATCCGCGCGGCCCGCGCCCTGCTGGCCGAAGCCGGAGCCGCGGGCGCGCTGGTCCAGGTGGACGGAGGCGCCTGCCCGGAAAACGCGGCCGCCTTGCTGGATGCCGGGGCCGATGTGCTGGTTTCCGGCTCCGCCTTTTTCGGCCATAAACCTTATGACGCGCGCCTGGCGGCCTTTATGAAAGCCGCCGAGGGCCGCGCTGTGCGTCCCGGCCTGCGCGCCGCCCGCGCCTGGCGGCACGCAGCGTCCAATGCCAACCCGTAA
- the tkt gene encoding transketolase produces MPTRRQCANAIRALAIDAIEKSRSGHPGAPLGMADMAEALWRHGFKHNPANPGWLDRDRFVLSNGHASMLQYAVLHLTGYDFPIEEIKNFRQWGSQTPGHPERGLPPGVEMTTGPLGQGISSAVGMALAERMLAAQFNTPEQTVVDHRTYAFCGDGCLMEGVSHEACSLAGTWGLGKLIVLYDSNGISIDGKIDAWFSEDVGARFRAYRWQVIGPIDGHDSEALDKALAEARADLSRPSLIICHTHIGFGSPKADSAASHGSPLGESASDATRRALDWHEPPFEIPQDIYAAWDARAAGQAAEAAWNETFAAYRQAHPELAAEFLRRMAGDLPAGWAAIAAGMLKEAVDKGENVATRVASQKALEHLVGNLPELVGGAADLSGSVGTLTTKSEHLKPGAYTGNYISYGVREFGMSTVMNGLALHGGFIPYAGTFMAFSDQAKNAVRLAAIMGLRVVWAFTHDSIGVGEDGPTHQPVEQVSTLRLTPNLNLWRPCDTVETAVAWQSALESRDTPTCLSLSRQKLPFFERDSARIAAIARGGYVLRDCQGTPEIILLATGSEVALAVEAAEQLNAGGRRARVVSMPCAEIFDAQDAAWKESVLPSAVRCRLAVEAASPDYWHKYVGLDGAVLGIHSFGASAPGSVMFERFGFTTANVLEKARDLLK; encoded by the coding sequence ATGCCTACCCGCAGACAGTGCGCTAACGCCATACGCGCCCTTGCCATCGACGCTATTGAAAAATCCCGCTCCGGCCACCCCGGCGCGCCCCTCGGCATGGCCGACATGGCCGAAGCCCTCTGGCGGCACGGCTTCAAGCACAATCCCGCCAATCCCGGCTGGCTGGACCGCGACCGTTTCGTGCTTTCCAACGGGCACGCCTCCATGCTCCAGTACGCGGTGCTCCATCTCACCGGCTATGATTTTCCCATTGAGGAAATCAAGAATTTCCGCCAGTGGGGCTCCCAGACGCCGGGGCATCCCGAGCGCGGCCTGCCGCCCGGCGTGGAAATGACCACCGGTCCGTTGGGCCAGGGCATTTCCTCGGCCGTGGGCATGGCTCTGGCCGAACGCATGCTGGCCGCCCAGTTCAATACCCCGGAACAAACGGTGGTGGACCACCGCACCTATGCCTTCTGCGGCGACGGCTGCCTGATGGAAGGCGTCTCGCACGAGGCCTGCTCCCTGGCCGGGACCTGGGGCCTGGGCAAACTCATTGTGCTTTATGACTCCAACGGCATTTCCATTGACGGCAAGATCGACGCATGGTTCAGCGAAGATGTGGGCGCGCGCTTCCGTGCCTACCGCTGGCAGGTTATCGGCCCCATTGACGGGCACGACAGCGAGGCCCTGGACAAAGCCCTGGCCGAGGCCCGTGCGGACCTTTCCCGTCCCAGCCTGATCATCTGCCATACCCATATCGGCTTCGGCTCGCCCAAGGCCGATTCCGCCGCCAGCCACGGTTCGCCGCTGGGCGAAAGCGCCTCGGACGCCACGCGCCGGGCCTTGGACTGGCACGAGCCGCCCTTTGAGATTCCCCAGGATATTTATGCGGCTTGGGACGCGCGCGCCGCCGGGCAGGCCGCCGAAGCAGCCTGGAATGAAACCTTCGCCGCCTACAGGCAGGCCCATCCGGAACTGGCCGCCGAATTTCTGCGGCGCATGGCCGGGGATCTGCCCGCCGGCTGGGCGGCCATTGCCGCGGGCATGCTCAAGGAAGCCGTGGACAAGGGCGAAAATGTGGCTACCCGCGTGGCCTCCCAGAAGGCCCTGGAACATCTGGTGGGCAATCTGCCCGAACTGGTCGGCGGCGCGGCGGACCTGTCCGGTTCCGTGGGCACCCTGACCACCAAGTCAGAGCACCTCAAGCCCGGCGCGTACACCGGCAACTACATTTCCTACGGCGTGCGCGAGTTCGGCATGAGCACGGTCATGAACGGCCTGGCCCTGCACGGCGGCTTCATCCCGTATGCGGGCACCTTCATGGCCTTTTCGGATCAGGCCAAAAACGCCGTGCGCCTGGCGGCCATCATGGGACTGCGGGTAGTCTGGGCCTTTACCCACGACTCCATCGGCGTGGGCGAGGACGGCCCCACCCACCAGCCTGTGGAACAGGTGTCCACTCTGCGCCTGACGCCCAATCTGAATCTCTGGCGGCCCTGCGATACGGTGGAAACCGCCGTGGCCTGGCAATCCGCCCTGGAGAGCCGCGACACGCCCACCTGCCTCTCGCTTTCGCGCCAGAAGCTGCCTTTCTTTGAGCGCGACTCGGCCCGGATCGCGGCCATCGCCCGTGGGGGCTATGTGTTGCGCGACTGCCAGGGCACGCCGGAAATCATTTTGCTGGCCACGGGCTCGGAAGTGGCCCTGGCCGTGGAGGCGGCGGAGCAGCTCAATGCGGGCGGCCGCCGCGCGCGCGTGGTTTCCATGCCCTGCGCCGAGATTTTCGACGCTCAGGACGCGGCCTGGAAGGAAAGCGTGCTGCCCTCCGCAGTGCGCTGCCGTCTGGCTGTGGAAGCCGCCTCGCCGGACTACTGGCATAAGTATGTGGGCCTGGACGGCGCGGTGCTGGGCATACACAGCTTCGGCGCTTCCGCGCCGGGCTCGGTCATGTTCGAGCGTTTCGGCTTTACTACGGCCAATGTGCTGGAAAAGGCGCGCGATCTGCTGAAATAA